The uncultured Desulfatiglans sp. DNA window CCCGCTCGGAAAGGCCCTCGCCAAATCCGTGAGCGATTTCGGCGCCTGGAAGAAGACCCGCAAATCCCCTGGCGTGTCATGGGGGTCCCTGCGCCGCTTCGCTGCTCCTGGATGGGATACGGAGAACTGCGGGCGCCTCCCTTTGAATGAGGCTGTGCCCTCTGACCCTTGTTCTGCAAGCTATCTTCGATGCGGAGGCGGGCTGTGCCCAATGCCGGCAGTCAGTTCGTGCCGCCCGTGACAGTCGTTTTTTGAAGCACCTTCCCCCGCACGTTTCTTTCGACGAAGACCTCTTCCCCCGAAAAGGGATCCCTGCCGGTGTGGTACATGAGGGTCGAAAAGGTCGATGGGGTGGGTGTGAAAATCTGGACCTGCTCGGGCAAAACCTTCATCCTGGTGCCGGCGAAATCGCTCAACCGCCGCATGTCATCGAGCGAAGAGCCCGGATGCGCGGCCATGAGGTAATAAGTCAGAAAGGCCTTCTGCGGGTTGGTCCGATTCAGCTCGTCAAACAGTCGGAGAAAGGCCTCCAAACGCTCCACTCCCGGTTTTCCCATCAGTGCAAGCACATGCTCCGCGACATGCTCGGGCGCGATCTTCAGCTGGCCGGATGTGTGGAAGCGAAGGACTTCCTCCAAATACTCCCGCCCGTGCTTCCGATCATGGAGGATCAGGTCGTAGCGCA harbors:
- a CDS encoding hypothetical protein (Evidence 5 : Unknown function), producing METGFYREIISGWKPSRLPLGKALAKSVSDFGAWKKTRKSPGVSWGSLRRFAAPGWDTENCGRLPLNEAVPSDPCSASYLRCGGGLCPMPAVSSCRP